The Bryobacteraceae bacterium genome includes a window with the following:
- the ccmC gene encoding cytochrome C biogenesis protein CcmC — MREKILYGLGAVAALLLGRNIWVMLTGLPDEAFQGAIFRIIFFHVPAAFTCFLCFFAALIASISYLKTGRMQWDALAVSTTEVGLAFGAANLISGMIWARIIWGIWWTWDWRLTSMLVCWLLYAGYLVLRRAVEEPAQRARLSAVLSILSFTVVPFVFFSIKWFRTQHPQPVLYGEGKMDAAYRAMLYGNWVPLLMIAVILIAVRMQQEKRAREIDALRREAHAF; from the coding sequence ATGAGAGAGAAAATTCTGTATGGACTGGGCGCCGTGGCAGCGCTGCTGCTGGGGCGCAACATCTGGGTGATGCTGACCGGTCTGCCGGACGAGGCGTTTCAGGGCGCCATTTTCCGCATCATTTTCTTCCATGTGCCGGCGGCATTTACCTGCTTTCTGTGCTTTTTCGCGGCCCTGATCGCATCGATCAGCTACCTGAAAACAGGCCGCATGCAATGGGACGCCCTGGCGGTGTCGACCACGGAAGTGGGCCTCGCTTTCGGCGCGGCCAACCTGATCAGCGGCATGATCTGGGCGCGGATCATCTGGGGCATCTGGTGGACGTGGGACTGGCGGCTGACGTCGATGCTGGTGTGCTGGCTGCTGTATGCAGGCTACCTGGTGCTGCGGCGGGCGGTGGAGGAGCCGGCGCAGCGGGCGCGGCTGTCGGCCGTGCTTTCGATCCTCAGCTTCACGGTGGTGCCGTTCGTGTTCTTCTCGATCAAGTGGTTCCGCACGCAGCATCCGCAGCCGGTGCTCTACGGAGAGGGCAAGATGGACGCGGCCTACCGCGCCATGCTGTACGGCAACTGGGTTCCGCTGCTGATGATCGCGGTGATCCTGATTGCGGTGCGGATGCAGCAGGAGAAACGCGCCCGGGAGATCGACGCCCTGCGGCGCGAGGCCCACGCATTCTGA
- a CDS encoding cytochrome c-type biogenesis heme exporter protein B, translating to MQYLRQVWTVAAKDLRSELRTKEALNASLSFALVILLLFSFAFDPTAEMTREISGGLLWLVFAFAGALLLNRSFARELENDCLDVLVTSPVPPSALFLGKAVANWLLLLGIEIVCLPVFGVFYNVDWARQPAWLAVVLLLATWGITVIGTMFSALTVNLRLRELMLPMLVYPMLIPCLMAAMQLTTALVAGQAPAGDQLAWLRMLAGFDIIFTALSVALVETVLIG from the coding sequence ATGCAGTACCTGCGGCAGGTCTGGACGGTTGCAGCCAAGGATCTGCGCAGCGAACTGCGCACGAAAGAGGCGCTGAACGCGTCGCTGTCGTTCGCCCTGGTGATTCTGCTGCTGTTCAGCTTCGCGTTCGATCCCACGGCCGAGATGACGCGCGAGATCAGCGGCGGGCTGCTGTGGCTGGTGTTCGCCTTCGCCGGCGCGCTGTTGCTGAACCGGAGTTTCGCGCGCGAGCTGGAAAACGACTGTCTCGACGTTCTGGTGACGAGTCCGGTGCCGCCTTCGGCGCTGTTCCTGGGGAAAGCCGTCGCCAACTGGCTGCTGCTGCTCGGCATTGAAATCGTGTGCCTTCCGGTCTTCGGAGTGTTTTACAACGTGGACTGGGCGCGGCAGCCGGCGTGGCTTGCGGTTGTGCTCCTGCTGGCCACGTGGGGCATCACAGTGATCGGGACGATGTTTTCGGCGCTGACGGTGAACCTGCGTCTGCGGGAGCTGATGCTGCCGATGCTCGTCTATCCGATGCTGATCCCGTGCCTGATGGCGGCGATGCAGCTGACGACGGCTCTGGTGGCGGGGCAAGCGCCCGCGGGCGATCAGCTGGCGTGGCTGCGGATGCTGGCGGGATTCGATATCATCTTCACGGCGCTGTCGGTGGCGCTGGTGGAGACCGTGCTGATCGGGTGA
- a CDS encoding cytochrome c biogenesis protein CcmF, producing the protein METLGAFSLLLALCLAAYAFLASSIGGWKDKPFLVESARRSVYGVFLLLTAASAILVYALMTSDFRFAYVAERSNRAMPAVYKFAAWWGGQEGSLLLWSWMLSLYSAIVVWTNRAKHRNLMPWVVAVLMFTQTFFCVLNVFVEPPFQMLAVGRGVTSVADGNGLNPLLQYWLMAIHPPALYLGFVGFVVPFAFAFASLLKREPGEAWIATTRRWSLVTWGFLSIGIMLGQGWAYAVLGWGGYWGWDPVENASLLPWITGTAFLHSVMMQEKKGMMKVWNMVLISATYFLCIFGTFLTRSGIVSSVHAFAQSSLGSWFVGFLAISISITVFLILRRLDYLKSEAHLESVLSRESSFLFNNLLLLASCFAVLWGTLFPVITEALMGEKITVGAPFFNKVNIPIGLALLLLTGVGPLIAWRRSSWESLKRAFRWPVLVMGLTMAALLAFGVRHFYALISLGLCAFVAATVVMEFYKGARSIAARSQMNFLRAMVELTHRNTRRYGGYLVHMGIVLMFIGYTGSAFNKDTTEEVKIGSHFRIGAYELHVKEVTDGSNPNYSWQRAVIAVHRHGEYVGDLKPERRVYAASQQPTSEVAIRRRLNEDLYLNFASMSQSDPEAAIIQAYVFPLVSWIWIGFYVLLFGTIVCLIPSKVKYAYPKTQVVGVYERQPEPAQ; encoded by the coding sequence ATGGAGACTCTCGGCGCATTCAGCCTGCTGCTGGCGCTTTGCCTTGCAGCGTACGCCTTTCTGGCTTCTTCCATCGGAGGGTGGAAGGACAAACCCTTCCTGGTGGAGAGCGCCCGCCGCTCGGTGTATGGCGTTTTCCTGCTGCTGACGGCGGCTTCGGCGATTCTCGTCTACGCCCTGATGACGAGCGACTTCCGCTTCGCCTACGTGGCGGAACGCTCCAACCGCGCCATGCCGGCGGTGTACAAGTTCGCCGCCTGGTGGGGCGGGCAGGAAGGATCGCTCCTGCTGTGGAGCTGGATGCTGTCGCTGTACTCCGCCATCGTCGTGTGGACGAACCGGGCGAAGCACCGCAACCTGATGCCGTGGGTGGTCGCGGTGCTGATGTTCACGCAGACGTTCTTCTGCGTGCTGAACGTGTTCGTCGAGCCGCCGTTCCAGATGCTCGCCGTGGGGCGCGGCGTCACGAGCGTGGCGGATGGAAACGGGCTGAATCCGCTGCTGCAGTACTGGCTGATGGCGATCCACCCGCCGGCGCTGTATCTCGGCTTCGTGGGGTTCGTGGTGCCTTTCGCGTTCGCCTTCGCGTCGCTGCTGAAGCGCGAGCCCGGGGAGGCGTGGATCGCCACGACGCGGCGCTGGTCGCTGGTGACGTGGGGCTTCCTGTCCATCGGCATCATGCTGGGGCAGGGGTGGGCGTACGCGGTGCTCGGCTGGGGCGGCTACTGGGGCTGGGATCCGGTGGAAAACGCCTCGCTTCTGCCCTGGATCACGGGCACGGCTTTCCTGCATTCGGTGATGATGCAGGAGAAAAAGGGCATGATGAAAGTCTGGAATATGGTGCTGATTTCAGCCACCTATTTCCTGTGCATTTTTGGCACTTTTCTGACGCGCAGCGGCATTGTTTCCAGCGTTCACGCCTTCGCGCAGTCGTCGCTCGGCTCGTGGTTCGTCGGCTTCCTCGCCATCAGCATCTCGATCACCGTGTTCCTGATCCTGCGGCGGCTGGATTATCTGAAGAGCGAGGCGCATCTGGAGAGCGTGCTGAGCCGGGAGTCGAGCTTCCTGTTCAACAACCTGCTGCTGCTGGCGTCCTGCTTCGCCGTGCTGTGGGGGACGCTGTTCCCGGTGATTACGGAAGCCCTGATGGGAGAGAAGATCACGGTGGGGGCGCCGTTCTTCAACAAGGTGAACATCCCCATCGGGCTGGCGCTGCTGCTGCTGACGGGCGTGGGGCCGCTGATTGCGTGGCGTCGCAGTTCGTGGGAGAGCCTGAAGCGCGCCTTCCGCTGGCCGGTGCTCGTGATGGGGCTGACCATGGCGGCGCTGCTCGCCTTCGGCGTCCGGCATTTCTACGCCCTGATCAGCCTGGGGTTGTGCGCCTTCGTCGCCGCGACGGTGGTGATGGAGTTTTACAAAGGCGCGCGTTCGATCGCCGCCCGCAGCCAGATGAACTTCCTCCGCGCCATGGTGGAGCTGACGCACCGCAACACGCGGCGCTACGGCGGCTACCTGGTGCACATGGGCATCGTGCTGATGTTCATCGGCTACACGGGGTCGGCGTTCAACAAGGACACGACCGAAGAAGTGAAGATCGGCTCGCATTTCCGGATTGGCGCCTACGAGCTGCACGTGAAGGAAGTGACTGACGGTTCGAATCCGAACTACTCCTGGCAGCGCGCGGTGATCGCCGTGCACCGGCACGGCGAGTACGTGGGCGACCTGAAGCCGGAGCGGCGCGTCTACGCCGCCTCGCAGCAGCCGACATCGGAAGTGGCCATCCGCCGGCGGCTGAACGAGGATCTGTACCTGAACTTCGCCAGCATGAGCCAGTCGGATCCCGAAGCGGCGATCATCCAGGCGTATGTCTTCCCGCTGGTGAGCTGGATCTGGATCGGCTTTTACGTGCTGCTGTTCGGCACCATCGTGTGCCTGATCCCGAGCAAAGTGAAATATGCTTACCCGAAGACGCAGGTGGTGGGCGTGTATGAACGCCAGCCCGAGCCTGCGCAGTGA
- the ccmE gene encoding cytochrome C biogenesis protein CcmE encodes MKTYLRFGILVAAVLGTLAWLAASGIRESKTYYKTISELKSMPQSEAGKRVRVTGDVVAGSIRREGTAVHFQICEKERGATLNVVYTGKDPLPDTFRDEAQAMADGKLAPDGTFHASSIAAKCPSKYEAAPGKAAPQPLNPGTTRSSL; translated from the coding sequence ATGAAAACCTACCTGCGATTCGGCATCCTGGTGGCCGCCGTGCTTGGCACCCTGGCCTGGCTGGCGGCGAGCGGCATCCGCGAGTCGAAGACGTACTACAAGACGATCTCCGAACTGAAATCCATGCCGCAATCGGAGGCGGGCAAACGCGTGCGCGTGACGGGCGATGTGGTGGCGGGCTCGATCCGCCGCGAAGGCACCGCCGTTCATTTCCAGATCTGCGAGAAGGAGCGCGGCGCGACCCTGAACGTGGTGTACACGGGCAAGGATCCGCTGCCGGACACGTTCCGGGACGAAGCGCAGGCGATGGCGGACGGCAAACTGGCGCCGGACGGCACTTTCCACGCCAGCTCGATCGCAGCCAAATGTCCCTCGAAATATGAAGCCGCGCCGGGCAAAGCTGCGCCGCAGCCTCTGAACCCCGGCACGACGCGGTCCTCGCTGTAG
- a CDS encoding molecular chaperone DnaJ, whose amino-acid sequence MAGSLPSTKFQDHYAVLGVPRKASAEEIHRAYSALANKHHPKNGSAPDAEKYEAVTQAYEVLSNPVTREAFNSLLPKEEEGTPTLSPRSFYEAVTTEAARRMAILAILYERRRANPGSPGTPVRVIESMVNFPAEPMFFALWYLKQRGWVGVDDKSCPIITAEGMDVIEQNPPTPEQLAALLKPQCVAD is encoded by the coding sequence ATGGCCGGATCTCTTCCTTCGACCAAATTCCAGGACCATTACGCCGTTCTGGGCGTCCCCCGGAAAGCCTCGGCGGAGGAAATCCACCGCGCTTACTCGGCGCTCGCCAACAAGCACCACCCGAAGAACGGGTCGGCCCCGGACGCCGAAAAGTATGAAGCCGTCACGCAGGCTTACGAGGTGCTGTCGAATCCCGTCACGCGCGAGGCGTTCAATTCCCTGCTGCCCAAAGAGGAGGAAGGCACGCCCACGCTGTCGCCGCGCAGCTTCTACGAGGCGGTCACCACGGAAGCCGCCCGCCGCATGGCCATTCTGGCGATTCTCTACGAGCGCCGCCGCGCCAACCCCGGCTCGCCCGGCACCCCGGTGCGCGTCATTGAGTCCATGGTCAACTTCCCCGCCGAGCCCATGTTCTTCGCCCTCTGGTACCTGAAACAGCGCGGCTGGGTCGGCGTCGACGACAAGAGCTGCCCCATCATCACCGCCGAGGGCATGGACGTCATCGAACAGAACCCGCCCACGCCGGAGCAGCTCGCCGCTCTGCTGAAACCGCAGTGCGTCGCAGACTGA
- a CDS encoding dienelactone hydrolase, producing the protein MERRKASAFPQGLLDLFDLYVHGDIDRRSFLEGAQKYATGAVTAAMLWESLRPNYAWAQQVPPDDPRIRAERVDVESPKGNGRIRCYLVRPAKAQGRLPGVVVIHENRGLNPYIEDVARRLAAEGFLALAPDGLTSAGGYPGDDEKGVQLFREVDRQKLNEDFIAAARWLRKHPECTGRIGAVGFCYGGGVANMLAVRLGEELAAAVPFYGGQPPAAEVPKIRAALMLHYAGLDKRVNEGWPAYEAALKEHGKPYQVFFYENTNHGFHNDTTPRYDEAAAKLAWQRTVAFFREKLQ; encoded by the coding sequence ATGGAACGCAGAAAAGCGTCTGCTTTCCCGCAGGGGCTTCTGGATCTGTTCGACCTCTACGTCCATGGCGACATCGACCGGCGGTCGTTTCTCGAAGGCGCGCAGAAGTACGCCACGGGCGCCGTCACCGCGGCCATGCTCTGGGAGAGCCTGCGGCCCAACTACGCCTGGGCGCAGCAGGTGCCGCCGGATGATCCCCGCATCCGTGCGGAGCGCGTGGACGTGGAATCCCCTAAGGGCAACGGCAGGATCCGCTGCTATCTGGTGCGGCCCGCCAAAGCGCAGGGCAGACTGCCCGGCGTCGTGGTGATCCACGAAAACCGCGGACTGAACCCGTATATCGAAGACGTCGCCCGGCGCCTCGCGGCAGAGGGGTTCCTCGCGCTCGCGCCCGACGGGCTCACCAGCGCCGGCGGCTATCCCGGCGACGACGAAAAGGGCGTCCAGCTGTTCCGCGAAGTCGACCGCCAGAAACTGAACGAGGACTTCATCGCTGCTGCACGCTGGCTCAGGAAGCATCCCGAATGCACGGGCAGAATCGGGGCCGTCGGGTTCTGCTACGGCGGGGGCGTGGCCAACATGCTCGCCGTGCGGCTCGGCGAAGAACTCGCCGCCGCCGTGCCTTTCTACGGAGGCCAGCCGCCTGCGGCGGAGGTGCCGAAGATCCGCGCCGCGCTCATGCTGCACTACGCCGGGCTCGACAAACGCGTGAACGAAGGCTGGCCTGCATACGAAGCGGCGCTCAAAGAGCACGGCAAGCCCTACCAGGTGTTCTTCTACGAAAACACCAATCACGGCTTCCACAACGACACGACCCCGCGCTACGACGAAGCCGCGGCGAAGCTCGCCTGGCAGAGAACCGTGGCGTTTTTCCGGGAAAAACTGCAGTAA
- a CDS encoding lactoylglutathione lyase, which produces MLRTTALLLLAPWLLPAQEPAGLDPGMKTIVQVAIVTRDIDSSARRWAAVLGMPVPAITTTRPGEEVKVVYRGKPSSGRAKLAFFRLGQVVLELIEPVGGETSWRQFLDEHGEGVQHLGFQVENLDEAIARAAALKMPVLHRGRYDRDNGDYVYIDSEKLLGVTVEFLHSDRK; this is translated from the coding sequence ATGCTGCGAACCACTGCTCTGCTTCTTCTCGCGCCGTGGCTGCTGCCTGCGCAGGAGCCCGCCGGACTGGATCCGGGAATGAAAACCATCGTGCAGGTGGCCATTGTCACCCGCGATATCGACTCGTCCGCCCGGCGATGGGCGGCCGTGCTGGGGATGCCTGTTCCCGCCATCACGACGACGCGCCCGGGCGAAGAAGTGAAGGTCGTTTACAGAGGCAAGCCCTCTTCCGGCCGGGCCAAACTCGCGTTTTTCCGGCTTGGCCAGGTGGTGCTCGAGCTGATCGAACCGGTAGGCGGCGAGACCTCGTGGCGGCAGTTTCTGGACGAGCACGGCGAGGGCGTGCAACATCTGGGTTTCCAGGTGGAAAACCTGGACGAGGCGATCGCCCGCGCCGCCGCCCTGAAGATGCCCGTCCTGCACCGCGGCCGCTACGACCGCGACAACGGGGATTACGTGTATATCGACAGCGAGAAGCTGCTGGGGGTCACCGTCGAGTTCCTGCACTCGGACAGGAAGTGA
- a CDS encoding peptidase M14 produces the protein MYRRLFLLAAAAAAAVSAQKFEFWPGAQYDPGIPTVEKVLGFEPGTRHATPEEIVRYFEALAAAAPSRIRLFEYGRTWEGRRLIYAVIGSEENVRRISEIKAAQQRLADPRKTAEGEARKLIATGPSVLALMYGVHGNEISSPDAALLTAYHLLAARQDPMADQIRRNVVVLLDPLQNPDGRARFIHNFTTNVGLEPDEEPTAAERAEPWPGGRSNHYLFDMNRDWFALTQPETLGRVRYLREWLPHVVVDLHEMGSNSTYFFTPGAPPYNPHITAEQKKQMQWFGQNNAKYFDRFGWPYFTREVFDEFYPGYGASWPWFYGGMGMTYENASVRGLVVRRSDETLYGYQESVKKHFVASIATCETAAQQRERLLESFWRYQVTAVEEGKSEPVKEYVLARRGDPSAVDKLAGVLAEHGIEVRRANAEFEAGGRKYPAGSYLISAAQPRKRLIRVLLDRNVPMEEAFVKEQERRRKKGLPDEIYDVTGWSLPLMYNVECDGLESPVNVAATPVAAPYQPKGAVSGRAEVAYLVPWGTQAAGRFLTAALRGGLRVHTANKPFTQNGRRYPSGTLIVHVRQNSADVHDKVARFAASSGAEVIATNTSWVEDGIDFGSNYVSAVRRPRIALVWDSPTSSLSAGATRYVLERQYGYPVTVIRASSLASADLNRFHVLILPNAGGFGGGYGAALNSAAPRIQQWVREGGVLIGIGGAVSWLASPQANLLAVQQEQLAREGAPASGARQPEAAKPAAGQPGAAAGAQPPAQAAGPVPGKLFTKEEDFQNAIEPESPLPYEVAGVIVRARVDPETWVTAGLPETVNVLVDGRAIFTPIKKDRGVNAIVYEAADRLLLSGYLWEENRKQLAYKPFVIVSNQGRGSVVGFTADPNFRAFHDGLNVAFLNAVFRFPGPAARGGAEEIQR, from the coding sequence ATGTACCGAAGGCTGTTCCTGCTGGCGGCTGCCGCTGCCGCCGCGGTTTCTGCGCAGAAGTTCGAGTTCTGGCCGGGCGCGCAATACGATCCGGGCATTCCCACGGTGGAGAAGGTGCTCGGATTCGAGCCTGGGACGCGCCACGCGACGCCGGAAGAGATTGTGCGGTATTTCGAGGCGCTCGCCGCGGCGGCGCCGTCGCGCATCCGGCTGTTCGAATACGGGCGGACGTGGGAAGGGCGGCGGCTGATCTACGCCGTCATCGGCTCGGAAGAGAATGTCCGCCGCATCAGTGAAATCAAGGCTGCGCAGCAGCGGCTGGCGGATCCGCGGAAGACGGCTGAAGGGGAAGCGCGAAAGCTGATCGCCACGGGGCCGTCAGTGCTGGCGCTGATGTACGGCGTGCACGGCAACGAGATCTCCTCGCCCGACGCGGCGCTGCTGACGGCCTACCACCTGCTGGCCGCGCGCCAGGATCCGATGGCGGATCAGATCCGCAGGAATGTCGTCGTGCTGCTCGATCCGTTGCAGAATCCCGACGGGCGGGCGCGCTTCATCCACAATTTCACGACCAACGTGGGGCTGGAGCCCGACGAGGAGCCCACCGCCGCAGAGCGGGCCGAGCCGTGGCCGGGCGGCCGCTCGAACCACTACCTGTTCGACATGAACCGCGACTGGTTCGCGCTCACGCAGCCCGAGACGCTCGGCCGCGTCCGCTACCTGCGCGAATGGCTGCCGCACGTGGTTGTCGATCTGCACGAGATGGGGTCGAATTCCACGTACTTTTTCACGCCCGGAGCGCCCCCTTACAACCCGCATATAACAGCCGAACAGAAAAAACAGATGCAGTGGTTCGGCCAGAATAATGCGAAATATTTCGACCGTTTCGGCTGGCCGTATTTCACGCGGGAGGTGTTCGACGAGTTTTATCCCGGCTACGGGGCCTCGTGGCCGTGGTTTTACGGCGGCATGGGGATGACCTATGAGAATGCGAGCGTCCGCGGCCTGGTGGTGCGCCGCTCCGACGAGACGCTGTACGGGTACCAGGAAAGCGTGAAAAAGCATTTCGTCGCTTCGATCGCCACGTGCGAAACCGCGGCGCAGCAGCGCGAGAGGCTGCTGGAAAGCTTCTGGCGCTACCAGGTGACCGCGGTGGAAGAGGGCAAATCGGAGCCGGTGAAGGAATACGTGCTCGCGAGGCGCGGCGATCCGAGCGCCGTGGACAAGCTGGCGGGCGTGCTGGCCGAACATGGCATCGAGGTGCGGCGGGCGAACGCCGAGTTCGAAGCCGGCGGCAGGAAGTATCCCGCGGGCTCGTACCTGATCAGCGCCGCGCAGCCGCGCAAGCGGCTGATCCGCGTGCTCCTCGACAGGAACGTTCCCATGGAGGAGGCGTTCGTCAAGGAGCAGGAGCGCCGGCGCAAGAAAGGGCTGCCGGATGAAATTTACGACGTCACGGGCTGGAGCCTGCCGCTGATGTACAACGTCGAATGCGACGGACTGGAGTCGCCGGTGAACGTGGCTGCGACGCCTGTCGCCGCCCCGTATCAGCCCAAAGGCGCTGTCAGCGGGCGCGCCGAGGTCGCCTATCTTGTCCCGTGGGGCACGCAGGCGGCGGGGCGGTTCCTGACGGCGGCTTTGCGCGGCGGGCTGCGCGTGCATACGGCCAACAAGCCGTTCACGCAGAACGGCCGGAGGTATCCTTCCGGAACGCTTATCGTGCACGTCAGGCAGAACAGCGCTGATGTGCATGACAAAGTGGCGCGGTTCGCCGCTTCCAGCGGAGCGGAAGTGATCGCCACCAATACAAGCTGGGTGGAAGACGGCATCGACTTCGGCAGCAACTACGTGAGCGCCGTGCGGAGACCGCGCATCGCGCTGGTGTGGGACAGCCCGACGTCTTCGCTCTCGGCTGGCGCGACGCGATACGTGCTGGAGCGTCAGTACGGCTACCCGGTGACGGTGATCCGCGCGAGCTCGCTCGCGTCGGCGGACCTGAACCGCTTCCACGTCCTGATCCTGCCGAACGCAGGAGGTTTCGGCGGCGGGTACGGCGCAGCGCTGAACAGCGCCGCGCCGCGCATCCAGCAGTGGGTGCGGGAGGGCGGCGTGCTGATCGGCATCGGCGGCGCCGTGTCGTGGCTGGCCAGCCCGCAGGCGAACCTGCTGGCCGTGCAGCAGGAGCAGCTGGCGCGGGAGGGCGCGCCTGCTTCCGGCGCCCGTCAGCCGGAAGCAGCGAAACCCGCGGCAGGGCAACCCGGCGCAGCGGCCGGAGCGCAGCCCCCGGCGCAGGCAGCGGGCCCCGTTCCCGGGAAGCTGTTCACGAAGGAAGAGGACTTCCAGAATGCGATCGAACCGGAATCTCCGCTTCCCTACGAGGTGGCCGGCGTCATCGTCCGGGCGCGGGTCGATCCGGAAACGTGGGTAACCGCCGGCCTGCCGGAGACGGTGAACGTGCTGGTCGACGGCCGCGCGATTTTCACGCCCATCAAGAAGGACCGCGGCGTCAACGCCATCGTGTACGAGGCCGCCGACAGGCTCCTGCTGTCCGGCTATCTCTGGGAAGAGAACCGCAAGCAGCTCGCCTATAAGCCGTTCGTCATCGTGTCGAACCAGGGCCGAGGCTCGGTGGTGGGCTTCACGGCCGATCCGAATTTCCGGGCTTTCCATGACGGGCTGAACGTGGCTTTTTTAAATGCCGTGTTCCGCTTCCCGGGGCCTGCCGCGCGCGGCGGGGCTGAGGAAATCCAGCGTTAG